DNA from Kitasatospora acidiphila:
CCCGATCCTGGCCGCCTTCGCGCTGCTCACCGTGCTCTGGGACCAGGCCGGGCGACGCCGGGCCGGCGCCCGGCACCCCTGGCGCAGCATGCTGCGGCACGACGCCGTGCCCGCCTTCTGCTCCATGGTGCTGGTCGGGGCGGTGGTCTACATCGGCTCCTGGGGCGGCTGGTTCCTCAGCTCCGGCGGCTACGACCGGCACTGGGCCGACACCCACCCCGGCGGCTTCCTGCCCGGACCGCTGCGCAGCTGGTGGCAGTACCAGACCGAGATGTGGCGGTTCAACACCACGCTGACCACCCCGCACACCTACCAGTCCAACCCGTGGAGCTGGCTGGTCCAGGGCCGCCCGGTCAGCATGTACTGGCAGCCGGTGCCCTTCGGGCAGCGGGGCTGCACCGACTCCGGCGGCTGCACCACCCAGATCCTGGCGCTCGGCACCCCGCTGCTGTGGTGGGCGGCCTGCTTCGCGCTGGCCTATCAGCTCTGGGCCTGGCTCTTCAAGCGGGACTGGCGCTCCGGCGCGGTGCTCTGCGCGGTGGCCGCGATCTACCTGCCCTGGTTCCAGTACCAGCAGCGCACCATCTTCTCCTTCTACATGGTGGTGCTGGTGCCGTTCCTCTGCCTGGCCGTGGCCCAGATGCTGGGCGCCATGGTCGGCCCGGCGCCGGCGACCGTGCGGCGGCGGGCCTGGGGCGGGGCGGCCGCCGGCGGCCTGGTGCTGGCGATCATGGGCTGCTTCCTCTACTTCCTCCCGCTGTACACCGCACAGGTGATCCCGATGTCCGACTGGCAGGACCACATGTGGTTCGTCAGCTGGATCTGAGCGCGGCCGGCTCCAGCCAGCTGCTGCCGGTCACCCCGCTGCTCGGGGTGCTGATGGCGGTGCTGCTCGCGGCGGCCGTCGCGGTGGCGGGGTGGGGGAAGCTCGGCCACGGGCGCTCGGTGCTGAAGGCCGGCGTGCGGGCGGTGGTGCAGCTGGTGGCGGTCTCGCTGGTGATCACGGGCGTGGTGCACTCGCTCTGGCTGACCGCGCTCTTCGTGCTGCTGATGTTCACGGTGGCGGTGCGCACGGCCGGGCGGCGGATGACCGAGGCACCGGGCTGGTCCTGGGCCTGGGCCGCCGCGCCGATCGGGGCCGGAGTGCTGCCCGTGCTGGCCCTGCTGCTCGGCACCAGGCTGCTGCCGTGGCAGGGCCTGTCGATCGTGCCGGTGGCCGGGATCCTGATCGGCGGCGGGCTGACCGCCACCTCGCTGGCCGGTCGGCGCGCGCTCGACGAGCTGGCCCAGCGCCACGGCGAGGTGGAGGCGGCGCTGGCGCTCGGCTTCGAGGACCGGGACGCCCGGCTGGAGATCTGCCGCGCCGCCGCCGCCACCTCGCTGGTGCCCGCACTGGACCAGACCCGCACCGTCGGCCTGGTGACGCTGCCCGGTGCGTTTGTCGGCATGCTGCTCGGCGGCGCCTCGCCGGTGGCGGCGGGGGCGGTGCAGCTCTTCGTGCTGGTCGCACTGCTGGCGGTGGAGGCGGTGGCGATCGTGGTGGTGCTGGAACTGGTCGGGCGGGGCCTGGTGAAGCGTCCGGTAGACTGGCGGGGTTGAAGGGGAGTAGCCCTCCACCGGACCGTCGACATACTGGTCGCCCCAGCGGGGTGGCCCGGCGCCCGGGACACCACGTGTGTTGGCGAGACCTTCGGCCGCAGTGCTGTCTCTGATGACCAGTGCTGTCGGGCCGGGGTCTCTTCTGTTTTCGGGGCCGCGCGGCCGGGCAGCCCGACCGTGGAGGAACGTCCCCCGATGAATCTGACCGTGTTCGCCGTGACCTTCGGCATCATCTTCCTGGCCGAGCTACCGGACAAGACCGCGCTGGCCGCGCTGATGCTGGGCACCCGCTACCGCGCGTCGTACGTCTTCGCCGGGGTTGCCGCCGCGATGGCCGTGCAGGTCGGCCTGGCGCTGGTGGCCGGCAGTCTGCTGGCGCTGCTGCCGCACCGCTGGGTGGAGGGCGTGGCCGGGCTGCTCTTCCTGGTCGGCGCCGTGATGCTGCTGATGCACAAGGACGAGGACGAGGAGCACGAGGCCCGCAAGCCCGCCGCCAACAGCTTCTGGAAGGTGGCCGGCACCAGCTTCCTGGTGGTGGCGGTCGCCGAGTTCGGCGACCTGACCCAGATCATGACCGCCAACCTGGCCGCCAAGTACGCCGAGCCGCTCGCGGTGGGCCTGGGCGCCTGGCTGGCGCTGTGCGCGGTCGGCGGCCTGGCCATCCTCGGCGGGCAGAAGCTGCTGAAGCACGTGCCGATGAAGGCGATCATCCGGGTGGCCGCCGCCGCGATGCTGGTGCTGTCCGGGATCAGCATCGTCGAGGCGGTGACCGGCTGAGGCCGGGTCAGTTGCGGGTGTCGCCGGCGGGGGCGGGGGTCAGCAGGTGTCGCCGGCGTTGAGGGCGTCCTGGGTCTGCTGGTCCAGCACGCCCTGCTGGTTGGCGTCGATGTTGTTCCAGTACTGGAACTGCGCCACCTCGCTCTCGGTGCGGGTGTCGTAGGTCCCGCTGTGCGTCCCGCCGCAGCCCGCCGACCGGAGCTGCCGCTGCAAGGCCACCACCGTCGGGCCGGAGTCACCCGGGGCGGGCAGGGCGGCGCTCGGGCTCGGCGCGGCGCTGGTGGGCGGTGCCGTGGTGGGCGGCGGCGCCTGGGTGGTCGCGGGTGGGGGCGGCGGGGCGGCCGCGCTGGTGCTGGGGGCCGGCGGCGGGGTGGTGCGGGGCGCCGCCTTGGTTCTGGGCGCGGCCGGTCTGGCCGAGGTCGCCGGGGCCGCGCTGGCGCTGGCTGCGGTGGTGGCGGGGGCGCTGCTGGGGGCGGCGCTGTCGGTCGGCGCGCTGCTCGGCGAGGCGGCGCCGGTGGGCACGACCGGCAGCGCCTGGTCGGTCGACGAGCCGCCGGGGGAGAGGACGTAGGCCAGCCCCACGCCGAGGGCGACCACGCCGGCACCGGCCGCCGCGACCAGGCCGCCGCGGCGCCGCCGGGCCCGTCGGGCGGCGGCGCGGCCGCGGGAGCCGTCCTGGCTGTCGGCGATCGGGAACAGGCCGAGCTCCCGGGGCGGGGGCGCGGTGCTTTCCTGGCGGACTGGGTTCGGGCCGGCCGGGTTCGGGCCGAGCGGGGGCAGTACGGCGGTGGCGTAGGGGTCGGCGGGTGCGGTGGCGTACGGGGCGGCGGTGTACGGGTCGGCGGTGTACGGGTCGGCGGTGTACGGGGCGGCCGGGGCCGGGGGCAGTACGGCGGTGGCGTACGGGTCGGCTGGCGCGGTGGCGTACGGGTCCGGGTACTCCTCGACCGGCACCGACGGGACGTACGGGCGGACCAGCGGGGCCCCTCGGTGTGCGGGAGGACCGCCGTCTCGGTCAGATCGGGATCCCGGCCGGGACCTGGCTGGGCGAACCCCGGCATGGGCCGGTCCTCCTGGAGATTGCGACGGGCTTCGGAACGCGCCCGATTATGCAGGACGCCACAGCGGGCGAACAGTGCCACCCGGCTAACGAATGGCCCAACCCCGAGCCGCAAAAGCAGACAAATCTGACACGATGAGAAGTCAGAAGCTGCCGGATCATCAGGATCACCGGACGGAACACCGACGGATCACCAGACGGAGGTTCTGTCATGGCGGAACCGGCGACCGAGACCCACGCACCGGCCCCGCAACAAGTGCCGGTCCACAACCTCTGGGTCCCGATCGGTGCGCTGCTGCTGGCCCTGCTGCTGGCCGCGCTCGACCAGACCATCGTCTCGACCGCACTGCCCACCATCGTCAGCGACCTCGGCGGGCTGGAGCACCTCTCCTGGGTGGTGACGGCCTATCTGCTGGCTTCCACCGCCGCCACCCCGCTCTGGGGCAAGTTGGGCGACATGTACGGCCGGAAGCGGTTCTTCCAGGCCTCCATCGTGATCTTCCTGATCGGCTCGGCGCTCTGCGGGATCTCCCAGAACATGGGCGAGCTGATCGCCTTCCGCGCGCTGCAGGGGCTGGGCGGCGGCGGCCTGATCGTGCTCACCCAGGCGATCGTGGGCGACCTGGTGCCACCGCGGGAGCGGGGCAAGTACCAGGGCCTGTTCGGCGCGGTCTTCGGCGCCACCAGCGTGCTCGGCCCGCTGCTCGGCGGGTTCTTCGTGGACCAGCTCTCCTGGCGCTGGGTCTTCTACATCAACCTGCCGATCGGCGCGGTCGCCCTGGTCGCGATCGCGCTGGTGCTGCACAGCACCGAGGTCACCCACAAGCACGCCATCGACTACCCCGGCATCGTGCTGATCGCCGCCGTGGCCACCTGCTTCGTGCTGATGACCTCGCTCGGCGGTGTCAGCTACGGCTGGGGCAGCTGGCAGATCATCGGCCTGGGCGTGCTCGGCGTGCTGCTGCTGATCGCCTTCGTGCTGGTCGAGCGACGGGCCGCGGAGGCCGTGCTGCCGCCCCGCCTGTTCACCTCCCGCACCTTCAACCTGGTCGCGGTGATCTCCTTCGTGGTCGGCTTCGCGATGTTCGGCGCGCTCACCTATCTGCCGACCTTCCTGCAGGTGGTGCAGGGCGTCTCGCCGACCATGTCGGGCGTGCACATGCTGCCGATGGTGCTCGGCATGCTGGTCACCTCGATCGGGTCCGGCCAGATCGTCGCCCGCACCGGCCGCTACCGGCTCTTCCCGATCATCGGCACCGCGGTGATGGTGGTCGGGCTGGTGCTGCTCTCCCGGCTCACCGAGTCCACCTCCACCACCGTGATGAGCTTCTACTTCCTGGTCTTCGGACTGGGGTTGGGCCTGGTGCTCCAGGTGCTGGTGCTGATCGTGCAGAACTCCGTCGGCTACCAGGACCTGGGCGTCGCCACTGCCGCCGCCACCTTCTTCCGCTCGATCGGCGCGTCGTTCGGCGTCTCGATCTTCGGCACCATCTTCACCACCGGCCTCAACCACCGGCTCCGGGACGCACTGCGCGGCGTCCCGCTGCCACCGGGCTTCTCTCCCGGGAAGATCACCGAAGACCCCCGGGTGATCCACACCCTGCCGCCCGCGGCCGCGCACAACGTGCTGCACGCCTACGCCACTTCCATCTCCCAAGTCTTCCTCTACGCCGCCCCGTGGCGGCCGTGGCATTCGTGTTCGCACTGTTCATCAAGGAGCAGCCGCTGCGCGAGTCGGTGACCGCGCCCGACCTCGGCGAGTCGATCGGGATGAACCCGGTGCAGCGCAGCTCGGTCGACGAAATCGCCCGCGCCCTCGCGGTGTTGAACACCCGGGAGGCCCGCCGCGACCTCTACCGGCGGATCACCGCCGAGGCCGGGCTCGATCTGCAACCCGCCTCCAGCTGGCTGCTGCTGCAGCTGCTCCGCCAAGGCTCCATGGAACCGGCCGAGTTGGCAGAACGCCGGATCGTGCCGCCGGCGGTGATCGAGGCCGCCGCCCGCGAGGTCGAGGGCAGGGGCCTGGCGATCCGCAACGGGCTGCCGATGCGCCTGACCGAGGAGGGCGAGCGCGTCGCCCAGCAACTCGTCACCGCGCGGCGCACCCAACTGTCCAAGCTGCTCGGCGACTGGGACGAGAAGCAGTTCGCCGACCTGGCCGCGCTGCTCACCACGCTGAGCCACAACCTCTGCGGCGACCCGCACGACCGCCCCGACCGCGTCCCCGAGCCGCACGTCCCGCACAACGAGGGGCGCACGCTCTGAGTCCGCCAGTTCAGTTCAGTTCAATAGGTGTGCAAGGGCGTTGCGGAGGTCGGCCGGCTCGCGGTAGTCCACCCCCGTCATGCCGAGCGCCCGAGCGGCCGCCACGTTGCCCGCCGTGTCGTCGACGAACAGGCAGCGCTCCGGCGCGACTTGGGCGCGCTCGGCGGCGATCCGGTAGATCCGCTCCTCCGGCTTGACCGCGCCCACCTCGGCGCTGTTCACCACCGCATCCGCCACCCCGGTCAGCTGCTCCATCGCCGCCAGATCGGCGTCCAGCCACGCCGTGGCATTGGTGACCACCACCACCGGGACGTGCTCGCGCACCGCACGCAGCAGCGACACCACGGTCGGGTCAGCCCGGAACGGCGCGCTGGTGAAGGCCGCGGCCAGCTCTGCTGGGGTGGCGGGCTCCGGTGTCGTGGCCGACTCCGGTGCTGTGGTCGGCTCTGGTGTTGTGACCGACTCTGCTGCCAGGCGTTCGGCGATCCGCGCCTGCCACTCGGCCTTGCCCAACTGCCCGAGCAGCAGCGGGCCGCGCAAATCGGGGTGGAAGGCGGTCCTCATGGTGTGGCCGGCCGGCAGACCGGCGGCTCGCTCCAGGCGGTTGAGCTCGCTGTGGTCGAACAGCCGGATCACGCCGTCGAGATCGGTCAGCACGGCATCGAAAGGCCGGACGGTGGAGGTCATCCGCCCGGTATACCGGGGGCTTGGCGATCTTGTCGAGGGTCGGGCCCCGCCACGGCGGCCGACGGCCGGCGGCCGGCGGCCTCGCGGAGGTCGTGCCGTGGGCCGGTGGCCGGCTGGCCTGGGGTGGCTCGGGTGCCTTCCGGCGCTCTCAGACGCTGAACGGCACCGAGTGGATCTCGTCCGCCCGGTGGCCCGCGCGCTCGTGCACCCGTTGCACGGCGTCGGCCGACGGCGCCTCCGAGAGGCCCGAGCGAGGTGGTCAGGCAGTAGACCGCGAAGCGCGGCAGGTTGGCGCTCAGCGGGTCACCGGGCACGAAGGCGATCGAGCTGCTCAGGCCCGCGATGTACGGCCAGCCCTGGAGGTTCATCACCGTGCCGTACAGCACCGCCGCCACCGCGCCGTACCCCGCCAGCAGCAGCACCTCGCGCCGCCCGCGCAGCCGGTCCGCCCCGGGCAGCAGGCCGGCCCCGAGGCAGACCCAGCCCATGGCCAGCATCTGGAACGGCAGCCATGGCCCGACCCCGCCGGTGAGCAGCGCCGACGCGGCCATCGTCACCGCGCCGAGCACGAACCCGCTGCTCGGGCCCAGCACCCGGCCCGCCAGCACCATCAGGAAGAACATCGGCTCCAGCCCCGCCGTCCCCGCCCCCAGCGGTCGCAGCGCCGCACCGGCCGCGGCCAGCACCCCCAGCAGCGCCACCGCCTTCGGCTCCAGCCCGGAGTCGGCGAGCTGGGCCAGCAGCACGGCGAGCAGCAGCGGCAGCAGCAGGGCGAACAGCCAGGGCGCGTCGGCGGCATGCGCGACCACCGCCGAGTGGGCCGACGCGATCAGCGGCCAGGTGAACGCGGCCAGGCCGAGCAGGCTGGTGAGGGCGAGCGCGGCGACCGAGCGCGGGCCGAGCGGCGGGAGCGGGCGCTGGCTCACGAGGTGCCGCCCTCCTCGGCGGGCGCGGGGGTGGGGGCGCGGTGGGCGGCCCCGGGTGCGGGGGCTGGCTGGGCAGGGGTGGGCCGGGCTGGTGGGTGGGTGGGTTCTGTGCTTGCGGTGCCCTCTTCGGTGGGTCCGGGGGGCTGGCTGGGCAGGGGGTGGGCCGGGGCCAGGGGGTGGGTGGGCTCCTCGGTTGGGGTGGCGTCGTCAGCCAGGGCGGCCGCGACCTGGGTGACCGTCAGCCACGGTTGCGGGGCCAGCACCTTGGCCACCTGCGGGCGTACACCGGGGAGGCCAGCACCACCTGGGCGGACGGTCCGTCGGCCACCAGCTCGCCGTCGGCCAGCACCAGGGTGCGGTGCGCCAGCTCGGCGGCCAGCTCCACGTCGTGGGTGGCCAGCAGGATCGCGTGTCCGTCCGCAGCGAGGCCGCCGAGGATCTCGACCAGGCGGGCCTTGGCCGGGTAGTCGAGGCCGCGGGTCGGTTCGTCGAGCAGCAGCAGCGCCGGGCGGGCCGCCAGCACCACGGCCAGGGCCAGGGTGAGCCGCTGCCCCTCGGAGAGGTCGCGCGGATGGGCGGCGTCCGGCAGGGCGGGCAGCAGGCGCTCCAGCAGGGCGCGGCAGCGTCCCGGTTCGGCGCCCGCGTCCCGGTCGGCGGCGGCGCACTCGGCGGCCACGGTCTCGGCGTAGAGCAGGTCGCGGGGTCCTGCGGGACCAGGCCGACCCGGCGGACCAGCTCGGCCGGGCGGGCCCGGTGCGGGGTCAGGTCGCCCACCCGCACCGAACCGCCCGCCGGGGCATGCAGGCCCGCCAGCGCGCCGAGCAGGCTGGACTTGCCCGCGCCGTTGCGTCCCATCAGCGCGGTGACCTCGCCGGCGCGCAGTGCGAGTGAGACGCCGCGCACGGCGGGGACCGGGCCGCGCCGGACGGCCAGCCGGTCGACGACGGCGACGGGGGTGGGGTGGTGGCCGGGGCTTGGCGGTTGGCGAGGTGGCGGAGAAGTCGGGTGAGCCGACTTTCGGGGCGGGGGTGGTGGGGTCCTGGGGTTGGGCGTGCGCCTGAAGAGTTGGGCGGGCCGACTTCCGGTGGGGCGGTGGTGGGGCCCTGGGGTTGGTGGTGCGGTGGAGAAGTCGGGCGAGCCGATTTTCGGGGCGGGGGTGGTGGGGTCCTGGGGGTTGGGCGTGCGCCTGAAGAGTTGGGCGGGCCGACTTCCGGTGGGGGCGGTGGTGGGAGCCTGGGGGTTGGTGGTGCGGTCGAAAAGTCGGGTGGGTCGACTTTCGGTGCCAGGGCCCGGCGAGCCGGTGGGCGGCTGGTGGTGTGCCAGGCGTTCCCGCAGGTCGGTGGCGCGGCGGCGGGCGTCACGCACCGAGAGCGGCAGCGGCGACCAGCCGGCCAGCCGGCCCAGGCCCACCACCGGCGGGAAGACCGGCGACTCGGCGAGCACCTCGCCCGGCGCGCCGAGCAGCGGCGCACGGCCGTCGCCGGGCAGCAGCAGCACCTGGTCGGCGTACTGCACCACCCGTTCCAGGCGGTGTTCGGCCATCAGCACGGTGATGCCCAGGTCGTGCACCAGCCGCTGCACCACGGCGAGCACCTCCTCGGCCGCGCCGGGATCGAGGGCCGAGGTGGGCTCGTCCAGCACCAGCACCCTCGGGTGCACGGCCAGCACCGAGCCGATCGCCACCCGCTGCTGCTGACCGCCCGACAGGGTGGCCAGTGGGCGGCCGCGCAGCTCGGCCAGGCCGAGCAGGTCCAGTGTCTCCTCCACGCGGCGCCGCATCACCGCCGGCGCGAGCCCCAATGACTCCATGCCGTAGGCGAGTTCCTCCTCGACGGTGTCGGTGACGAACTGCGCGCGCGGGTCCTGGCCGACGGTGCCGACCAGGTCGGCCAGTTCGCGCGGCCGGTGCTCGCGGGTGTCCCGGCCGGCCACCGTCACCCGGCCGCGCAGCAGCCCGCCCGTGAAGTGCGGCACCAGGCCGCTGACCAGGCCCAGCAGGGTGGACTTGCCGGCCCCCGACGGGCCGACCAGCAGGCACAACTCGCCCTCGGGGATGGTGAGATCGAGGCCGGCGAGGGCCGGGGCGGCGGCGTCCGGGTAGTGGACGCTGACCTGGTCGAAGGTGATCACGAGCGGCCGTCCAGGGCGGGAGTGAGGGGGAGCGGTCGGGGTGCGGCGACGGCGGGGAGCAGCGCCAGCAGTACGGCGAGCGCGGCGAACAGCGGCAGCACCGGGGCAGTCGGCGGGACCACCGTGGGTGTGAACGGAGCCGGGTCGCGCACCGAGAGCACCGTCACCACGGCCGCCGCGGTCAGCCCCGAGCCGGCCACCAGCCACTCGGGCCAGGACCATCCGTCCGGCCGGTAGCGGGTCCGCACGGTGCGCCGGCTGCCGAGCGCCAGGCCGGTGGCGGTCAGCGCCAGGCCGGCGAGCAGCGCGGGCACCGCCCAACCACCGCCGTCCGAGCCGAGCAGCCCGAACACCGCCGCGCACAGGCCCAGCAGTCCGAGGACGGTGCAGGCGGTGGTGGCCCGGGCGAGGGCACGCGACACCGGCCGGGTGCGGCCGAAGCCCCGGGTGTCCATCGCGGCGGCGAGCGCGATCGACCGCTCCAACGCGCTTTCAAGCACCGGCAGTCCGACGCTCAGCATCGAGCGCACCCCGCGATCCGGGCGGCCCCGCAGCCGCCGGGCCGCCCGCAGCCGCTGCACGTCCGCCAGCAGGTTGGGTGCGAAGGAGAGCGCGACCACCACCGCCACCCCCACTTCGTAGAGCGCGCCGGGCAGCAGCCGCAGCAGCCGGGCCGGTGAGGCCAGCGCATTGGCCGCGCCCACGCAGACCAGCACGGCGGCCAGTCGAAGCGCGTCGTAGAGCGTGAAGAGCAGCCCCTCAAGGGTCACCCGGCCGCCGATCCGCACTCCCTGCGCCCAGGCGGGGAGGGGGAGTTGGGGGAGCGTCAGGATCGTGTGGGAGCCCGCCACCGGGGAGCCGAGGAGCAGCGTGAACACCAGTCGCAGTGCCAGTACCGCCAGTGCCACCCGCAGGAAACCGGCGTAGCTGCGGGCCCACGGCGCCTCGGTCCGCCGGGCGGCCACCACCAGGGCGGCGCTGGCCATGATCAGCAGGAGCAGCAGCGGGTTGGTACTGCGCGACGCGGCGGTGGCCAACCCGAGCGCCCACAGCCACCAGGCGCCGGGGTGCAGCGGGCGGGAGTCGGGGGAGGCGGTCATGGGGTGAGCCGGGGTGGGTGTGGGGGTGGGGGTGCGCGTGCGCGTGGGTGGGAAGTCGGGTGGGTCGACTTTCGGGGAGGGCGATGGTGGTGCTCATAGGGCAGGCCGGGGGTGGGTGTCGGGGGCGGGTATCTCGCACTGGGGCGGATTCGGGCGGATGCCGCGCGAGGTCGCGGTGAGGGCGAGTGCGCCGAGGGCTCCCGCGGTGTGCAGGGTGTGCAGGGTGAGCAGCGGCAGGGCGGCGGCGCAGAGGTGCTGCGGGGGTGTCATGGGGCGCGCTCGATGGGGTCGGTGGGCGGGCGTTGGTGAGGGGGGCGCTGGGCAGGGCGGGGCGGGGGCGGCCGAGGTGGGGCGCGGGTGCTTGGGGCGGTGGTGCTGGGAGGGGCGTGGGTGGTCGGGTGTGCGGTTCATGGGCGGTCAGGGGTGCTGTGTGTGGCGGTGCGTCGGCGGTGGGCCAGCCAGGCGGCGCCCCCGGCCACCAGGGCGATCAGGGCCAGGGCGGCGGGGAGTGGCAGGGCGGGGGCGGTCGCGTGCGGTGCGGTGGGTGCCGCTGCGGCGGCCGGGGCCGGGCCGGTCAACGCCTCGCCGCAGCCGGTGACCGGGTAGCCGGCGATGGCGCAGAGGATCCCGTTGGTGTCGTAGCGCAGCGGCGGGGCGATGGCAGCCAGCACCTCGGCGGAGCTCGCCTGGGTTGGCACCTGGGTACAGGTGGTGCGAAGTGAGGGAGGATCAGCGTGGGCTGACGGTGCGTCAGCGGGCGTGCCGAAGTCAAGGACGACGCCGACCCGCTTGCGCCCGGGCTGCGCCGGGACGTTGGCGCACAGCGTGGCGAAGTCGGGGGCGGCGCCGGGCCGTTCGTCGGCCTGGCCGACGCCCTGGCTGAGGGTGAAGCGCCAGCCGTCCACGCTGCCGTCCGGCGGCTGGTACATGGCCGGGCCCTGCTGCTGATAGGCCCAGCCACCCGAATTCCCGCGCCAGAACGACCAGTAGCGGTAGTCGGCGGCCTGCGCGGGGCCGGCGGCCGCGAGCAGCAGGCCGGCCAAGGTGGCGAGCAGCGCGGCAACGACGGTGGCGCGGTGGGTCGTTGCCCGCCGGGTGCCGGGGGTGCCGGGGGTGCCGGGGTGCCGGGGGTGCCGGGGGTGCCGGGGGTGCCGGGGGTGCCGGGGGTGCCGGGGGTGCCGGGGGTGCCGGGGTGCCGGGGGTGCCGGGGGAGGTGGGTTGCGCTGCGAGGGGTGTGGCAGTGGTTCCCGGGTGCTGTGCGGTCGGGCCGGGCGGGGTGGGGGCGTTGTGGTTCCGTCCCCCGCCCGGTGGGGCCGGGTCACGGCTGGCGCTTGCGCTTGCTCAGGTAGACGCCGTAGCCGATGCCGATCAGCAGGCCGCCGCCCGCGATCCAGAACGGGTTGAGGCCGCCCGAGCCGCTGCTGTGCTTGGTGGCGGGGTGCTGGGGGCGGTGGACGGCGCGGCCGGGCCGGCGGCGGCCAGGCTGCTGACCAGGTCGGCGCCCGCGAACGAGTGCGGATCGCGCCCGGCGGCCTTGGTGGTGAGGATCAGCGTGGCGGTGGCAGCCGCGTCGGTGCCGGACTTGTTGTGCAGCCAGCCGGCGGCGTTGGCGGACAGCCAGTCCACGGCCGGGCCCGCCTGCGCGCCGTAGCCGGCCTTGGCGAGGCTCAGCACCGCCCAGGAGGTGGCCGCGAAGTCCGGCGTGGGGGCCGCGCCGGGCATGGCGAGCATCAGGTGCTGGCCGTTGGCGCCCAGCGTGCCCACCAGGTAGGCGGCCGAGCCCTCGGCGGGCGCGACGGCACCCGAGCAGTCCAGCGGCTTCGGCGCACCCGGCTGCGCACTGCCCGCCGTCACCGGCAGCGAGCCGTCGGCCAGGGCCAGCTCGGCCTGGGCGGTGGCCAGCGCGTTGGCGGCCGGCGCGGCGCCGGGGGCGGCCGCCTGGTAGGCGAGCGCGCCGCGCTGGTCGGCCGCCGCCTTGCAGTCGAGCTGCAGTGCCGTCAGCGCCTGCACCCCGCTCTTGCCCTGCTTGGCGACGGTCTTCGGGTCCACCCCGGCCGCGTGCAGCGCGCTCACGGCCAGACCGGTGGAGTTGGCGTCGCCCGCGTTGCCGGGGTTGTAGGACCAGCTGCCGTCGGCGTTCTGGTTGGCCTTCAGCCAGCCGGTGCCCTTGTCCACCGCGTCCTGGTGCCCGCCGAGCGCCACCAGCGCCTGCATCGCCAGCGCGGTCGCGTTGCTGTCCTCGGTGGCGGCCGCGCAGGCGGT
Protein-coding regions in this window:
- a CDS encoding prenyltransferase/squalene oxidase repeat-containing protein; protein product: MLAPARIGAALLAAGLLTGLATGPALADSGAPSAPASATAPSSPPAPAAVPSALYGKSDPTYDGVYRQSLALLALKATGQTPPTAAVDWLKGQQCTDGGWPSFRADTGTACAAATEDSNATALAMQALVALGGHQDAVDKGTGWLKANQNADGSWSYNPGNAGDANSTGLAVSALHAAGVDPKTVAKQGKSGVQALTALQLDCKAAADQRGALAYQAAAPGAAPAANALATAQAELALADGSLPVTAGSAQPGAPKPLDCSGAVAPAEGSAAYLVGTLGANGQHLMLAMPGAAPTPDFAATSWAVLSLAKAGYGAQAGPAVDWLSANAAGWLHNKSGTDAAATATLILTTKAAGRDPHSFAGADLVSSLAAAGPAAPSTAPSTPPPSTAAARAASTRSGSRAAAC